From Pandoraea norimbergensis, the proteins below share one genomic window:
- a CDS encoding YciI family protein, protein MYIVELTYLQPTSAIDVQLVAHREFLATQYERGLFIASGPKNPRDGGVIIVSGKVSRAELDALIAQDPFHIHGLADYRVIEFSPVKSHPQVTDLL, encoded by the coding sequence ATGTACATCGTCGAACTGACTTACCTGCAACCCACGAGCGCGATCGACGTGCAACTCGTCGCGCATCGCGAGTTTCTTGCCACGCAATATGAGCGCGGGTTGTTCATCGCGTCCGGTCCCAAGAACCCGCGCGACGGCGGCGTGATCATCGTCTCCGGCAAGGTGTCTCGCGCCGAGCTCGATGCGCTCATCGCGCAGGACCCGTTCCACATTCATGGTCTGGCGGATTACCGTGTCATCGAGTTTTCGCCGGTCAAATCGCACCCGCAAGTGACCGATTTGCTGTAA